A window of Ruania suaedae contains these coding sequences:
- a CDS encoding GH92 family glycosyl hydrolase — MSSVPVRPPRRRARLLASALAATLLAGLGSAAVTAPASADTRTPFEAVDPFIGTELDLSENKSNDAYGNTFPSGALPFGMVQPSPTTYNTDPDAHHLVREKGGYEYTADQIRGFGMTRYSGTGCHERFGGYEFPTTPYTGALDEDVLPVSPAVDHRSYFLDFSHDAEVAEPGYYAVETDNGVLTELTSTTRTAVSRFAFPEGADSATLVLDAAGANNRIHDVVLDIDPETRTVSGWTYGADVCDDGTHYRAHFSTTYDQPFESWGTWEGATMTADGVSAERLSGDEGIDFRHQVGGWLTFADGAEVTARTGFSYVSIEGAEQNRQSETADLSFDQTRTQAQSAWEDALGVIDAAGGTADQRTQLYTALYHSLLHPNVHQDVTGEYRGKDGEIHTVEDGRDHYKIFAGGGWDMVRSHAQLLAMLYPEVAEDLTRTIVDQVRQRGSWEAFRGVDSYQNLIATLDAFGATDYDRQWVLDSIASTQGLPSGDSGRFQAFQYFATGMIENGKGGDATSRVLDHAVTDFSVAQLAARLGEDEVHDTFMARAQNWRMVFDPETQEIRPRSRNSFDRGFNLAERGNQFHQSTGHQWNWHVQHNLGSLIEMRGGAQASEAVLDRLMADLDAGAYDQTGNYLSNQPALSTPWVYHWLGKPHETTDVLYRAMDQMYGTDPAGLPGNDDQGSLSSWVVFSHLGLYPAIYGTANLLVTAPMFDAITISSAGSERVYEIEAPGVSDGARYTTGLSVNGAPQSASWIGEDFARDGGDLTFEMSATPGDWGAGEADVPPSYTEGTNARNNVGTVPHGAALMGSMDLSNWAFSRAGLESSGAAPGAELEHPVHESLVFTWPDAEPGEPDNWIPHGQRIEVEPQQAATISFLGLATNGPSQGEATVEYTDGSTQQVPVHMTDWAQSPGGGNSTVFEVGNRVSSNGGIGGGTFRVFATRPAALDPDRTVEAVTLPGADHGGLMHLFDVALSPEGWTDPDAPLGDPERIVLNPSEDPSSSQYVTWRSRSQGPLAGSVEVRPAAGGETVTVAAEQKPERSVGGYPSRSHSALLTDLTPQTAYEYRVASGDRWSEWLSFTTAADAFEPYTFLYFGDAQNGIPTIFPRAIDAAVADHPDAELGLYAGDLIDHAPNDQQWTDWFDATEPLRTDRQVLTTLGNHEIGGQPFIEAFTDSFEYAANGPVPSDAREYAATHGEHLAQVLQDTAYVTDYQGVRYISVNANHDDICPISRPPGQPDDCEVNRQAWFTAQAHWLERVLQENPHDWSVVLAHQPIFSVGVSGGGLRDEVMYREHIVPVLERNDVDLVLQGHDHTYGRGVHNSSTTDIDGVSAGPVYVVSNAGEKMYDLPSDEDNRWTQNHADLQVRVQDVATYQSIRVEEDTLTYESVATWVAPRGAGGPVAEGDVVDSFTVTRYDDGTKWVTDDGVQVPGEDEPAQNLPLPTPEAFDDDTYGEVAWEDDFSEDLLEEYTVHGAGSEPAAQVSVDTDAGLLTTSADGRAWTQLALPAEVGEQFALVVEPESFLDSDVEEDSLFLGLTAGPDERVHSWYNHSRGEHGIDVRLDGGNDGLAAGPGRPYPLGWEPGDRFAVRVDHGELTVWLEQGEEWELVRRGLLDLTIDAEAYADWAPSVAMRQDGGELSLDRITLLRPADETDPTDPTDPTDPTDPTDPTDPTDPTDPTDPTDPTDPTDPTDPTDPNDPTDPTDPTDPTDPGEQPGGDPSESDLVDSLRGAIEVPATIVRGDDVTVGLGQDVTGEVSGYLFSHAVSLGTQPVADASVTFAVPADVALGEHRLAVYGADGELIGWAPTTVIDAVEDEPGLDLPATGASLGLAAVALLLLALGVLLALRRRTMAGGLGH; from the coding sequence ATGTCCTCAGTTCCTGTCCGTCCGCCGCGTCGTCGCGCGCGGCTGCTCGCCTCCGCGCTCGCGGCCACTCTCCTCGCCGGCCTCGGCTCGGCTGCTGTCACAGCGCCGGCGTCCGCCGACACCCGCACGCCGTTCGAGGCGGTCGACCCGTTCATCGGCACCGAGCTCGATCTGAGCGAGAACAAGAGCAACGACGCCTACGGCAACACCTTCCCCAGCGGCGCGCTGCCGTTCGGGATGGTCCAGCCCAGCCCGACGACGTACAACACCGATCCTGACGCCCACCACCTGGTGCGGGAGAAGGGTGGCTACGAGTACACCGCGGACCAGATCCGCGGCTTCGGGATGACCCGCTACTCCGGGACCGGCTGCCACGAACGCTTCGGCGGGTACGAGTTCCCGACGACGCCCTACACCGGCGCCCTGGACGAGGACGTGCTGCCGGTGAGCCCGGCGGTGGATCACCGCAGCTACTTCCTGGACTTCAGCCACGACGCCGAGGTCGCCGAGCCCGGTTACTACGCGGTCGAGACCGACAACGGCGTGCTGACCGAGCTGACCTCCACCACCCGCACCGCGGTCAGCCGGTTCGCCTTCCCGGAGGGCGCCGACAGCGCCACCCTGGTGCTGGACGCCGCGGGTGCGAACAACCGCATCCACGATGTGGTGCTGGACATCGATCCGGAGACCCGGACCGTCAGCGGATGGACCTACGGGGCCGACGTCTGTGACGACGGCACCCACTACCGCGCTCACTTCTCGACCACCTACGACCAGCCGTTCGAGTCGTGGGGGACCTGGGAGGGCGCCACGATGACCGCCGACGGTGTATCCGCCGAACGCCTCAGCGGCGACGAGGGCATCGACTTCCGGCACCAGGTCGGCGGATGGCTGACCTTCGCCGACGGCGCCGAGGTGACCGCGCGCACCGGCTTCAGCTATGTCAGCATCGAGGGCGCCGAGCAGAACCGGCAGAGCGAGACCGCCGATCTGAGCTTCGACCAGACCCGGACCCAGGCGCAATCCGCCTGGGAGGACGCGCTTGGCGTCATCGACGCCGCGGGCGGCACCGCCGACCAGCGGACCCAGTTGTACACCGCGCTCTACCACTCGCTCCTGCACCCCAACGTGCACCAGGACGTCACCGGCGAGTACCGCGGCAAGGACGGCGAGATCCACACCGTCGAGGACGGCCGCGACCACTACAAGATTTTCGCCGGGGGTGGCTGGGACATGGTGCGCAGCCACGCTCAGCTGCTCGCGATGCTCTACCCCGAGGTGGCCGAGGACCTCACCCGGACCATCGTCGACCAGGTCCGACAGCGCGGGTCCTGGGAGGCGTTCCGCGGTGTGGACAGCTACCAGAACCTCATCGCCACGCTGGACGCCTTCGGTGCCACCGATTACGACCGCCAGTGGGTGCTCGACTCCATCGCCTCCACCCAGGGCCTGCCCTCGGGCGACTCCGGACGCTTCCAGGCGTTCCAGTACTTCGCCACCGGGATGATCGAGAACGGCAAGGGCGGGGACGCCACCTCCCGCGTTCTCGATCACGCCGTCACCGACTTCTCCGTGGCCCAGCTGGCGGCCCGGCTGGGTGAGGACGAGGTCCACGACACCTTCATGGCGCGCGCGCAGAACTGGCGGATGGTCTTCGACCCCGAGACGCAGGAGATCCGCCCGCGCTCGCGCAACAGCTTCGACCGCGGCTTCAACCTGGCCGAGCGCGGCAACCAGTTCCACCAGTCCACCGGCCACCAGTGGAACTGGCACGTGCAGCACAACCTCGGATCGCTGATCGAGATGCGTGGCGGAGCACAGGCCTCCGAGGCGGTGCTCGACCGTCTGATGGCCGACCTCGACGCCGGCGCCTACGACCAGACCGGCAACTACCTGTCCAACCAGCCCGCCCTGAGCACGCCGTGGGTCTACCACTGGCTCGGCAAGCCGCACGAGACCACCGACGTGCTGTACCGGGCCATGGATCAGATGTACGGCACCGACCCCGCCGGCCTGCCGGGCAACGACGACCAGGGTTCGCTCAGCTCCTGGGTCGTCTTCTCCCACCTGGGTCTCTACCCGGCCATCTACGGCACCGCGAACCTGCTCGTCACCGCCCCGATGTTCGACGCCATCACGATCTCTAGCGCCGGCTCCGAGCGCGTCTACGAGATCGAGGCACCGGGCGTCTCCGACGGTGCTCGCTACACCACCGGGCTGAGCGTGAACGGGGCCCCGCAGTCCGCCTCCTGGATCGGGGAGGATTTCGCCCGCGACGGCGGAGACCTCACCTTCGAGATGTCCGCCACCCCGGGCGACTGGGGCGCCGGCGAGGCCGACGTGCCGCCCTCGTACACGGAGGGGACGAACGCCCGCAACAACGTCGGCACCGTGCCGCACGGCGCCGCGCTGATGGGGTCGATGGACCTGAGCAACTGGGCGTTCTCCCGGGCGGGTCTGGAGAGTTCCGGTGCCGCTCCGGGAGCCGAGCTGGAGCACCCGGTGCACGAGAGCCTGGTCTTCACCTGGCCCGACGCCGAACCCGGTGAGCCCGACAATTGGATCCCGCACGGTCAGCGGATCGAGGTGGAGCCTCAGCAGGCGGCCACCATCTCCTTCCTGGGCCTGGCCACCAACGGCCCCTCACAGGGTGAGGCGACCGTGGAGTACACCGACGGCTCCACCCAGCAGGTGCCGGTCCACATGACCGACTGGGCGCAGAGCCCGGGCGGCGGTAACTCCACCGTCTTCGAGGTGGGTAACCGGGTCAGCAGCAACGGCGGCATCGGGGGAGGGACCTTCCGGGTCTTCGCCACCCGGCCGGCTGCGCTGGACCCGGACAGGACCGTCGAGGCGGTCACCCTCCCGGGCGCCGACCACGGCGGACTGATGCACCTGTTCGACGTGGCGCTCTCCCCGGAGGGCTGGACGGACCCCGATGCCCCCCTCGGGGACCCCGAGCGCATCGTCCTCAACCCCAGCGAGGATCCGTCCAGCTCGCAGTACGTGACGTGGCGCTCGCGCAGCCAGGGCCCCCTCGCGGGGTCGGTCGAGGTGCGCCCGGCCGCCGGTGGCGAGACCGTGACCGTGGCCGCGGAGCAGAAGCCCGAGCGCTCCGTGGGCGGCTACCCCTCCCGCAGCCACAGCGCGCTGCTGACGGACCTGACGCCGCAGACGGCCTACGAGTACCGGGTGGCCTCCGGGGACCGCTGGAGCGAGTGGCTGAGCTTCACCACCGCTGCCGACGCGTTCGAGCCCTACACCTTCCTCTACTTCGGTGACGCGCAGAACGGGATCCCGACGATCTTCCCGCGTGCCATCGACGCGGCCGTGGCCGATCACCCGGACGCTGAGCTCGGACTGTACGCGGGCGACCTGATCGACCACGCACCGAACGACCAGCAGTGGACCGACTGGTTCGATGCCACCGAGCCGCTGCGCACCGACCGGCAGGTGCTGACCACGCTCGGCAACCACGAGATCGGCGGCCAGCCGTTCATCGAGGCGTTCACCGACAGCTTCGAGTACGCCGCGAACGGGCCGGTGCCCTCGGACGCACGCGAGTACGCCGCCACCCACGGCGAGCACCTCGCGCAGGTGCTGCAGGACACGGCGTACGTGACCGACTACCAGGGTGTGCGGTACATCTCCGTCAACGCCAACCACGACGACATCTGCCCCATCTCCCGGCCGCCGGGCCAGCCCGACGACTGTGAGGTCAACCGCCAGGCGTGGTTCACGGCGCAGGCGCACTGGCTCGAGCGGGTGCTGCAGGAGAACCCGCACGACTGGTCGGTGGTGCTGGCTCACCAGCCGATCTTCTCGGTGGGGGTCTCCGGCGGCGGACTGCGGGATGAGGTCATGTACCGCGAGCACATCGTGCCCGTGCTCGAGCGCAACGACGTGGACCTGGTCCTGCAGGGCCACGACCACACCTACGGCCGGGGTGTGCACAACTCCTCGACCACCGACATCGACGGCGTCAGCGCCGGTCCGGTCTACGTGGTCTCCAACGCCGGGGAGAAGATGTACGACCTTCCCTCGGACGAGGACAACCGCTGGACGCAGAACCACGCCGACCTGCAGGTGCGGGTGCAGGACGTGGCGACGTATCAGTCGATCCGGGTCGAGGAGGACACCCTGACCTACGAGTCGGTCGCGACCTGGGTGGCGCCCCGCGGTGCGGGCGGCCCGGTGGCCGAGGGTGACGTGGTGGACTCCTTCACGGTGACCCGCTACGACGACGGCACCAAGTGGGTGACCGATGACGGCGTGCAGGTCCCGGGTGAGGACGAGCCGGCGCAGAACCTGCCGCTGCCCACGCCCGAGGCCTTCGACGACGACACCTACGGGGAGGTCGCCTGGGAGGACGACTTCTCCGAGGATCTGCTCGAGGAGTACACCGTCCACGGTGCCGGGTCGGAGCCGGCGGCGCAGGTGTCGGTCGACACCGACGCCGGCCTGCTGACGACGTCGGCCGACGGCCGGGCGTGGACGCAGCTCGCGCTTCCGGCGGAGGTGGGCGAGCAGTTCGCCCTCGTCGTCGAGCCCGAGTCGTTCCTCGACTCCGATGTGGAGGAGGACAGCCTGTTCCTGGGGCTGACGGCCGGTCCGGACGAGCGGGTGCACTCCTGGTACAACCACAGCCGCGGGGAGCACGGTATCGACGTGCGACTCGACGGTGGCAACGATGGCCTCGCCGCCGGCCCGGGCCGTCCCTACCCGCTCGGGTGGGAGCCCGGCGACCGGTTCGCCGTCCGGGTCGACCACGGCGAGCTGACCGTCTGGCTCGAGCAGGGCGAGGAGTGGGAGCTGGTCCGGCGCGGGCTGCTCGATCTCACGATCGACGCCGAGGCCTATGCCGACTGGGCGCCGTCGGTGGCCATGCGCCAGGACGGGGGCGAGCTGAGCCTCGATCGGATCACCCTGTTGCGGCCCGCCGACGAGACGGACCCGACGGACCCCACGGACCCGACGGATCCGACGGACCCGACTGATCCGACCGATCCCACGGACCCGACTGATCCCACGGACCCGACGGATCCGACCGATCCCACGGACCCGACCGATCCGACGGACCCGAATGATCCCACGGACCCGACGGATCCGACGGACCCGACCGACCCGGGCGAGCAGCCGGGCGGCGACCCCTCCGAGTCCGATCTGGTCGACTCGCTACGCGGCGCCATCGAGGTGCCGGCCACGATCGTCCGCGGTGACGACGTCACCGTCGGCCTTGGGCAGGACGTCACCGGTGAGGTGAGCGGTTACCTCTTCTCCCACGCGGTCTCGCTCGGCACACAGCCGGTCGCGGATGCCTCGGTCACCTTCGCGGTCCCGGCCGACGTCGCGCTGGGGGAGCACCGCCTAGCGGTGTACGGCGCCGACGGTGAGCTCATCGGGTGGGCCCCGACCACGGTGATCGACGCCGTCGAGGACGAGCCGGGCCTCGACCTCCCGGCCACGGGCGCGAGCCTGGGCCTGGCGGCCGTGGCGCTGCTGTTGCTCGCCCTCGGGGTGCTGCTGGCCCTGCGCCGCCGGACGATGGCGGGAGGCCTCGGACACTGA